From a single Kitasatospora azatica KCTC 9699 genomic region:
- a CDS encoding ATP-binding protein: MDIWWTLHLKRELASVPLARRILLGTMESAGVDPQIAHDLGLALTEACANAVEHAGGGSGFQVTAVLDGDLLRIEVVDSGPGLPVAPHLVAARRPAPARPLVAHGGPRPRRRRGRASLPALLGPARRSRPTAYDTHVLPPGRPLPAGPRLPDLDRIPDLTAESGRGLFLIRALTDHVHLHNHPQRGAIVSFEKLLKRRDDAVLRVAS; this comes from the coding sequence GTGGACATCTGGTGGACTCTGCACCTCAAGCGCGAGCTGGCCAGCGTTCCGCTGGCCAGACGCATCCTGCTCGGCACCATGGAGAGCGCCGGGGTCGACCCGCAGATCGCCCATGACCTCGGCCTGGCGCTGACCGAGGCCTGCGCGAACGCGGTCGAGCACGCCGGCGGCGGCAGCGGCTTCCAGGTCACCGCCGTGCTGGACGGCGACCTGCTGCGGATCGAGGTGGTCGACTCCGGCCCTGGCCTGCCGGTCGCCCCGCACCTGGTTGCGGCCCGCCGCCCGGCACCGGCCCGCCCGCTGGTCGCGCACGGCGGTCCGCGGCCGCGCCGGCGCCGTGGCCGGGCCTCGCTCCCGGCACTGCTGGGCCCGGCCCGCCGCTCCCGTCCGACCGCCTATGACACCCACGTCCTCCCCCCGGGCCGCCCGCTCCCGGCCGGCCCCCGCCTCCCCGATCTCGACCGGATCCCCGACCTCACCGCCGAGAGCGGCCGCGGCCTCTTCCTGATCCGCGCCCTCACCGACCACGTGCACCTGCACAACCACCCCCAACGCGGCGCCATCGTCAGCTTCGAGAAGCTCCTCAAGCGCCGCGACGACGCGGTCCTGCGGGTGGCGTCCTAG
- a CDS encoding YcnI family copper-binding membrane protein, translating into MRSLPARRLATTTAVLLAAGTVLATAGPALAHVTVQPGTAQQGGYTAVSFRVPDESDTASTTKVEVNFPTDHPVASVSTQPLPGWTATVEKSKLATPIKTDDGDSITDAVSKITWTADATGKIGPGQFQEFKVSLGPLPTDTDQLVFKALQTKDDGTVVRWIDEAKDGQPEPQHPTPVLKLTKAGAAASPAADNHQMTASQDSSKSAAASSASSDSTARTLGVVGIVVGVIGAALGVAGLRRKGASS; encoded by the coding sequence ATGCGTTCGCTTCCTGCCCGCCGCCTCGCCACCACCACCGCCGTTCTGCTCGCCGCGGGCACCGTACTGGCCACTGCCGGCCCCGCCTTGGCGCACGTCACCGTGCAGCCGGGCACCGCCCAGCAGGGCGGCTACACGGCCGTCTCGTTCCGGGTCCCGGACGAGAGCGACACCGCCAGCACCACCAAGGTCGAGGTCAACTTCCCGACCGACCACCCGGTCGCCTCGGTCAGCACCCAGCCGCTGCCGGGTTGGACCGCCACCGTCGAGAAGTCCAAGCTGGCCACCCCGATCAAGACCGACGACGGTGACAGCATCACCGACGCGGTTTCCAAGATCACCTGGACTGCCGACGCCACCGGCAAGATCGGCCCCGGCCAGTTCCAGGAGTTCAAGGTCTCGCTCGGCCCGCTGCCCACCGACACCGACCAGCTGGTCTTCAAGGCGCTGCAGACCAAGGACGACGGCACCGTGGTGCGCTGGATCGACGAGGCCAAGGACGGCCAGCCCGAGCCGCAGCACCCGACCCCCGTGCTCAAGCTCACCAAGGCCGGCGCCGCCGCCTCGCCCGCCGCCGACAACCACCAGATGACCGCCTCGCAGGACAGCAGCAAGTCGGCCGCCGCGAGCAGCGCCTCCTCCGACTCCACCGCCCGTACCCTCGGTGTCGTCGGCATCGTGGTCGGTGTGATCGGTGCCGCGCTGGGCGTGGCCGGCCTGCGCCGCAAGGGCGCCTCCTCCTGA